A stretch of the Sulfuritortus calidifontis genome encodes the following:
- a CDS encoding 4a-hydroxytetrahydrobiopterin dehydratase: MSEVFCDLAKGKCKPCEGGVPPLSQAEIDRLLPKLKDWQVADGKLRRDFKFADHYVTMTFVNAIAWVSHQQGHHPDLAVGYNTCRVEYLTHAIKGLSESDFICAAKIDALFEL, from the coding sequence ATGAGCGAAGTTTTTTGCGACCTGGCCAAAGGCAAGTGCAAGCCCTGCGAAGGCGGCGTGCCACCCTTGAGCCAGGCCGAGATCGACCGCCTGCTGCCGAAACTGAAGGACTGGCAGGTGGCCGACGGCAAGCTGCGGCGCGACTTCAAGTTCGCCGACCACTACGTCACCATGACCTTCGTCAACGCCATCGCCTGGGTCTCGCACCAGCAGGGGCACCACCCGGACCTTGCGGTCGGCTACAACACCTGCCGGGTGGAATACCTCACCCATGCGATCAAGGGCTTGTCGGAGTCGGATTTCATCTGTGCTGCCAAGATCGATGCCTTGTTCGAGTTGTGA
- the rsgA gene encoding ribosome small subunit-dependent GTPase A produces MLNSGRVVATFGKHCLVQADSGLIDCVSRGRKTDIACGDAVEFKPTGPGQGVIEHVAPRRNLLYRSDPFKTKYFAANLDQVLVVTAAEPGLNENLLNRCLVAAQAAGIPAAIVLNKADLAQTAALHDHLKSYEAIGYPLLLVSAKTDVAPLLPRLAGKTSVLIGPSGVGKSTLVNALVPEADVRTAEISRALNTGRHTTTHTRLYALPGGGALIDSPGMQEFGLHHLGLDDLQAAFPEFKPFIGHCRFYNCRHLKEPDCAIAAAAASGGILAERLRAYQILVEEISARPATK; encoded by the coding sequence GTGCTGAATAGCGGCCGGGTCGTCGCCACTTTCGGCAAGCATTGCCTGGTCCAGGCCGATAGCGGCCTGATCGATTGTGTCAGCCGTGGCCGCAAGACCGACATCGCCTGCGGCGACGCGGTCGAATTCAAACCCACCGGCCCCGGCCAGGGCGTGATCGAGCACGTCGCGCCGCGGCGCAACCTGCTCTACCGTTCCGACCCGTTCAAGACCAAATACTTCGCCGCCAACCTCGACCAAGTGCTGGTGGTCACCGCGGCCGAACCGGGGCTGAACGAGAATCTGCTCAACCGCTGCCTGGTCGCCGCCCAGGCCGCCGGCATCCCGGCCGCCATCGTGCTGAACAAGGCCGACCTTGCCCAGACCGCAGCCTTGCACGATCACCTGAAAAGCTATGAGGCCATCGGCTACCCACTGCTGTTGGTCTCGGCCAAGACCGACGTCGCGCCCCTGCTACCGCGGCTCGCCGGCAAGACCTCGGTGCTGATCGGCCCCTCCGGCGTCGGCAAGAGCACCCTGGTCAACGCCCTGGTGCCCGAGGCCGATGTCCGCACCGCCGAGATCTCGCGCGCGCTCAACACCGGCCGCCACACCACCACCCACACCCGCCTGTATGCCCTGCCCGGCGGCGGCGCCCTGATCGATTCGCCCGGCATGCAGGAATTCGGCCTGCATCACCTCGGCCTCGACGATCTGCAGGCCGCCTTCCCCGAATTCAAGCCGTTCATCGGCCACTGCCGCTTCTACAACTGCCGCCACCTGAAGGAACCGGATTGCGCGATCGCCGCCGCCGCGGCGAGCGGTGGCATCCTGGCCGAGCGGCTGCGGGCCTACCAGATCCTGGTCGAGGAAATTTCCGCACGGCCTGCTACAAAGTAA
- a CDS encoding CBS domain-containing protein, whose product MLIREILAVKGSTEIYSAKPDETIADVVKRMVQHNIGSLVVLDKAVMMGYITERDVMRGMAAKGCSLAEIKVSEIMDKEPFVCAPEDSVDYARDVMTKNRISHLVVMDGEKLIGVISLHDIAKASLKYAHYENELLKRYIKHWPE is encoded by the coding sequence ATGCTGATTCGCGAAATTCTCGCTGTCAAAGGCAGCACCGAGATCTACAGCGCCAAGCCGGACGAGACGATCGCCGATGTGGTGAAACGCATGGTCCAGCACAACATCGGCTCGCTGGTGGTGCTGGATAAGGCAGTGATGATGGGCTACATCACCGAGCGCGACGTCATGCGCGGCATGGCCGCCAAGGGCTGCTCCCTGGCCGAGATCAAGGTGAGCGAGATCATGGACAAGGAGCCCTTCGTCTGCGCCCCCGAAGACTCGGTCGACTACGCCCGCGACGTGATGACCAAGAATCGCATCAGTCACCTGGTGGTGATGGACGGCGAGAAACTGATCGGCGTCATCTCCCTGCACGACATCGCCAAAGCCTCCCTCAAATACGCGCATTATGAGAATGAGTTGCTGAAACGCTATATCAAGCACTGGCCTGAGTGA
- a CDS encoding DsrE family protein — protein MKTLLAVMLLTLLPLSVRAEAPVVNTPYTAPKVVYDIFLDHPAKLGAALYWIRSLILPLSDPPYEYKPETIKVVLHGTELVAVAKKNEAKYQEEVARMRYYAELGIEFKVCALALQDYGYRPADMQDFVQVVPSAMVELVHWQNQGYALLTPQVLEKRFSLEEIR, from the coding sequence ATGAAAACCCTGCTTGCCGTGATGTTGCTGACCCTGCTGCCGCTTTCCGTCCGTGCCGAGGCGCCGGTGGTCAACACCCCTTACACCGCGCCGAAGGTGGTCTACGACATCTTCCTCGACCACCCGGCCAAGCTGGGCGCCGCGCTCTACTGGATTCGCTCGCTGATCCTGCCGCTGTCCGACCCGCCTTACGAATACAAGCCGGAGACGATCAAGGTCGTGCTGCACGGCACCGAGCTGGTCGCCGTGGCGAAGAAGAACGAGGCCAAGTACCAGGAAGAGGTCGCGCGCATGCGCTACTACGCCGAACTGGGCATCGAGTTCAAGGTCTGTGCCCTCGCCCTGCAGGATTACGGCTATCGGCCGGCCGACATGCAGGACTTCGTCCAGGTCGTGCCTTCGGCGATGGTGGAACTGGTCCACTGGCAGAACCAGGGTTACGCCCTGCTGACGCCGCAGGTGCTGGAGAAGCGATTTTCGCTGGAAGAGATACGGTAA
- the glgA gene encoding glycogen synthase GlgA, which translates to MKVLFATSEARPLVKTGGLADVSGALPPALRGDKIDCRLLLPGYPGVLHGVQGARQCLVFERLPIFGPTRLLLAKMPDSDTPVYVIDAPHYYGREGGPYQDTDGRDHADNALRFGLLSWLAAYLASGTSPLDWRPDVLHCNDWQTGLAPAWLRFMGGGAKSLMTIHNLAYQGIFPPETVGQLGLPAEHFHIAGLEYYGNLSFLKAGLFYADRLSTVSPSYAEEIQHEPLGMGLQGLLAGRREVLSGIVNGIDTAFWNPAADLHIGCSYSARNPAAKKNCKQALQEDLNLAVEAQAPVFGMISRLTHQKGLDLVLEMADWLVGQGGQMVFLGSGDAALEASLHELAARHPGRVASVIGYDEGLAHRIEAGADCFLMPSRFEPCGLNQMYSQRYGTPPIVHATGGLRDTVVDATPEALARGAATGFVFAEATAAALQAAVARALALYRDAAAWKRLQVAGMKRDFSWEKSAAEYAELYRGMVGKD; encoded by the coding sequence ATGAAGGTCCTGTTCGCCACCTCCGAGGCCCGCCCCCTGGTCAAGACCGGCGGGCTGGCCGACGTCAGCGGCGCTTTGCCACCAGCGCTGCGCGGCGACAAGATCGATTGTCGCCTGCTGCTGCCGGGCTATCCCGGCGTGCTGCATGGCGTGCAGGGCGCCCGTCAGTGCCTGGTCTTCGAGCGGCTGCCGATCTTCGGCCCGACCCGATTGCTCTTGGCCAAGATGCCGGACTCGGACACCCCGGTCTACGTCATCGACGCGCCGCATTACTATGGGCGCGAAGGCGGGCCCTATCAGGATACCGACGGTCGAGACCATGCCGACAACGCCCTGCGCTTCGGCCTGTTGTCCTGGCTGGCGGCCTACCTCGCCAGCGGCACCAGCCCGCTCGACTGGCGACCCGACGTGCTGCACTGCAACGACTGGCAGACCGGCCTGGCACCCGCTTGGCTGCGTTTCATGGGCGGCGGTGCCAAGAGCCTGATGACCATCCACAACCTGGCCTACCAGGGCATCTTCCCGCCCGAGACCGTGGGCCAGCTCGGCCTGCCGGCCGAGCATTTCCACATCGCCGGCCTGGAGTATTACGGCAATCTGTCCTTCCTCAAGGCCGGCCTGTTCTACGCCGATCGACTGAGCACGGTCAGCCCGTCCTATGCCGAGGAGATTCAGCACGAGCCGCTGGGCATGGGGCTGCAGGGTTTGTTGGCCGGTCGGCGCGAGGTGCTGTCCGGCATCGTCAACGGCATCGACACCGCCTTCTGGAACCCGGCGGCCGACCTGCACATCGGTTGCAGCTATTCGGCCCGCAACCCGGCGGCGAAGAAAAACTGCAAACAGGCCTTGCAGGAGGATTTGAACCTGGCGGTCGAGGCCCAGGCGCCCGTGTTCGGCATGATCTCCCGCCTGACCCACCAGAAGGGCCTCGACCTGGTGCTGGAGATGGCCGACTGGCTGGTCGGCCAGGGTGGGCAGATGGTTTTCCTCGGCAGCGGCGATGCCGCGCTGGAAGCCAGCCTGCACGAACTGGCGGCGCGGCATCCGGGCCGGGTTGCCAGCGTCATCGGCTACGACGAAGGCCTGGCCCACCGCATCGAGGCCGGCGCCGACTGCTTCCTGATGCCTTCGCGTTTCGAGCCCTGCGGCCTCAACCAGATGTACAGCCAGCGCTATGGCACCCCCCCCATCGTGCATGCCACCGGCGGCCTCAGGGACACCGTGGTCGATGCCACGCCGGAGGCGCTGGCCCGGGGCGCGGCAACCGGCTTCGTCTTCGCCGAGGCCACGGCTGCGGCCTTGCAGGCCGCGGTGGCGAGGGCGCTCGCGCTCTACCGCGATGCCGCCGCCTGGAAGCGGCTGCAGGTCGCCGGCATGAAGCGGGATTTCAGCTGGGAGAAAAGCGCGGCGGAATACGCCGAGCTGTATCGGGGAATGGTGGGAAAGGACTGA
- a CDS encoding c-type cytochrome: protein MNTKRFLFATLIAGLALPALADPFAGADLKAGKALHDKQCTSCHSAKFGGDGSKIYTRADRRMKSAQQLAQQITTCNANLGNKLFPEDENNIGGHLNRQFYKFK, encoded by the coding sequence ATGAATACGAAAAGGTTTCTGTTCGCGACGCTGATCGCCGGCCTGGCCCTGCCGGCCCTGGCCGACCCCTTTGCCGGCGCCGACCTCAAGGCCGGCAAGGCCCTGCACGACAAGCAATGCACGAGCTGCCACAGCGCCAAATTCGGCGGCGACGGCAGCAAGATCTACACCCGTGCCGACCGACGAATGAAGAGCGCCCAGCAACTGGCCCAGCAGATCACCACCTGCAACGCCAACCTCGGCAACAAGCTGTTCCCCGAGGATGAAAACAACATCGGCGGCCATCTCAACCGGCAGTTCTACAAGTTCAAGTAA
- a CDS encoding M48 family metallopeptidase — protein MPFFSKLFLAAVIVTFGLRIWLALRQMRHVWQHRDQPPEAFAAEITLTEHRKAADYTLAKMRTALVQLAIEMGVLLALTLGGGLQRLHDALAGRLDGPLLLGTGFLLALMALLSASELPVALYRQFRVEARFGFNRQTLAGFFGDLIKQSLLGLMLGGPLILAVLWLMAAMGELWWLYVWLTWMGFNLLMLAIYPTVIAPLFNKFTPLDDASLRSRIEGLLKRCGFAAQGVFVMDGSRRSSHGNAYFTGLGAARRIVFFDTLLKQLAPDEIEAVLAHELGHYRLKHVAKRIALLAAFSLGLLFVLAQLKAAPWFYQDLGMAVQSDAAALALFLLVSPVFLFPLTPVMSLYSRKHEFEADAYAARQADARQLVAALVKLYRDNATTLTPDPIYSLFYDSHPKATERIGRLHANNEIPAQA, from the coding sequence ATGCCCTTTTTCAGCAAGCTGTTCCTTGCCGCCGTCATCGTCACTTTCGGTCTACGCATCTGGCTCGCCCTGCGCCAGATGCGCCATGTCTGGCAGCACCGGGATCAGCCGCCCGAGGCCTTCGCCGCCGAGATCACCCTGACCGAACACCGGAAGGCCGCCGATTACACTCTGGCCAAGATGCGCACCGCGCTGGTGCAGCTTGCCATCGAAATGGGCGTGCTGCTCGCGCTCACCCTGGGCGGCGGCCTGCAGCGGCTGCACGATGCGCTGGCCGGCCGGCTCGACGGCCCCCTGCTGCTGGGCACCGGCTTCCTGCTCGCGCTCATGGCCCTGCTCTCGGCCAGCGAGCTGCCGGTCGCGCTCTATCGCCAATTCCGCGTCGAGGCCCGCTTCGGCTTCAACCGCCAGACCCTGGCCGGCTTTTTCGGCGACCTGATCAAGCAAAGCCTGCTCGGCCTCATGCTGGGCGGGCCGCTGATCCTGGCCGTGCTCTGGCTGATGGCCGCCATGGGCGAGCTGTGGTGGCTCTATGTCTGGCTGACCTGGATGGGTTTCAATCTCCTGATGCTGGCGATCTACCCCACGGTCATCGCCCCGCTGTTCAACAAGTTCACCCCGCTCGACGACGCCAGCCTGCGTAGCCGGATCGAAGGCCTGCTCAAGCGCTGCGGTTTCGCCGCCCAGGGCGTCTTCGTCATGGACGGCTCGCGCCGCAGCAGCCACGGCAACGCCTATTTCACGGGGCTGGGCGCCGCCAGGCGCATCGTCTTCTTCGACACCCTGCTCAAACAACTGGCGCCGGACGAGATCGAGGCCGTGCTCGCCCACGAGCTCGGCCACTACCGACTCAAGCATGTGGCCAAGCGCATCGCCCTGCTTGCGGCCTTCAGCCTCGGCCTGCTCTTCGTGCTGGCCCAGCTCAAGGCCGCGCCCTGGTTCTACCAGGACCTGGGCATGGCGGTGCAAAGCGATGCCGCCGCCCTGGCCCTGTTCCTGCTGGTCTCGCCGGTGTTCCTGTTCCCGCTCACGCCCGTGATGAGCCTGTATTCGCGCAAGCATGAGTTCGAGGCCGACGCCTACGCCGCCCGCCAGGCCGACGCCCGCCAGTTGGTCGCGGCCCTGGTCAAGCTCTATCGCGACAACGCCACCACGCTGACACCCGACCCGATCTACTCGCTGTTCTACGACAGCCACCCCAAGGCGACGGAGCGCATCGGCCGACTGCATGCTAATAATGAGATTCCGGCGCAAGCCTGA
- the glgP gene encoding alpha-glucan family phosphorylase, with protein MLKPGTDYTVEVNPRIPERLARLRELADNLWYSWDRPSRTLFARLHPGLWDAVGHNPKAFLKRVDEDRLNEAAEDHIFLGSYKRVLSAYDTYHGEPLRLQMPIGLKPGDLVAYFCAEFGFHESFPIYSGGLGILAGDHCKAAADMRLPFVAVGLLYRQGYFSQRIDNDGNQVATYTDSDFEDLPIDPAQRADGSEIHVHVEMPGRLVAVKVWQAKVGLNKLYLLDTDLPENSPEDRYITHQLYGGDKQTRIQQEIVLGVGGIRALEALGIKPTTYHINEGHAAFLVLERTRALVSDGLPFRAALEAVAASTVFTTHTPVPAGHDHFAEDMIWSYFAACCNELNISREEFLGLGGAGHGNDFNMTKLALHGSRHHNGVSRIHGDVSSRICGDIWPQVTPDESPMDYITNGVHVASFLAQEWQDLFDTKLGYEWRRRYCDPEFFVKVETIPDHEFWAVHQGLKAQMLHALRSRVTQQHLRNHGSMAHLDRMLKHANPLDPNVLVIGFARRFATYKRATLLFENMDWLRAITGDANRPVLFVFAGKAHPADRPGQELIRRIHEISRLPEFEGKLLMVEGYDLGFSRRLVAGVDVWLNNPIYPLEASGTSGMKAGMNGVLNLSVTDGWWDEGYDGSNGWAIKPAPEYYDDVRRNKEDSRDLYELLQDQVIPMYYRRNELGFSPEWVRMAKRSIATLLPQFNSTRMVMEYVNKFYIPASRQARRFAENDYAAARILADWKARVRQAWGGVGIRRIDAPVKRIPFGEAMHIQVAMNLNGLKPEDVRVELLVGRASRNGKENDRKVFQLRATECHGHECQFGLDLTPELCGKLVYRIRAYPYHELLTHPFETGLMVWV; from the coding sequence ATGTTGAAACCGGGCACTGACTACACCGTCGAGGTCAATCCGCGGATTCCGGAGCGCTTGGCCCGTCTGCGCGAACTGGCCGACAATCTTTGGTACAGCTGGGACCGGCCGAGCCGCACCCTGTTCGCCCGCCTGCACCCCGGCCTTTGGGATGCGGTCGGCCACAACCCCAAGGCCTTCCTCAAGCGGGTGGACGAGGACCGACTGAACGAGGCGGCCGAGGACCACATCTTCCTCGGCAGCTACAAGCGGGTGCTCTCGGCCTACGACACCTATCATGGCGAGCCGTTGCGGCTGCAGATGCCGATCGGGCTCAAGCCGGGCGACCTGGTCGCCTACTTCTGCGCCGAATTCGGCTTCCACGAGAGCTTTCCCATCTATTCCGGCGGCCTCGGCATCCTGGCCGGCGACCACTGCAAGGCGGCGGCCGACATGCGGTTGCCCTTCGTCGCGGTCGGCTTGCTCTACCGCCAGGGCTATTTCTCCCAGCGCATCGACAACGACGGCAACCAGGTCGCCACCTATACCGATTCCGATTTCGAGGATCTGCCGATCGATCCGGCGCAGCGCGCCGACGGCAGCGAGATCCATGTCCACGTCGAGATGCCGGGGCGTCTGGTGGCGGTCAAGGTCTGGCAGGCCAAGGTCGGCCTGAACAAGCTGTATCTGCTCGACACCGATCTGCCGGAGAACAGTCCGGAAGACCGCTACATCACCCATCAGCTCTACGGCGGCGACAAGCAGACCCGGATCCAGCAGGAGATCGTGCTCGGCGTCGGCGGCATCCGCGCCCTGGAGGCGCTCGGCATCAAGCCCACCACCTATCACATCAACGAAGGCCACGCCGCCTTCCTGGTGCTGGAGCGCACGCGCGCCCTGGTGAGCGACGGCCTGCCGTTCCGCGCCGCCCTCGAGGCGGTGGCGGCGAGCACCGTGTTCACCACCCACACCCCGGTGCCGGCGGGACACGACCATTTCGCCGAGGACATGATCTGGAGCTACTTCGCCGCCTGCTGCAACGAACTGAACATCAGCCGCGAGGAGTTCCTGGGCCTGGGTGGCGCCGGCCACGGCAACGACTTCAACATGACCAAGCTGGCCCTGCATGGCTCGCGCCACCACAACGGCGTGTCGCGCATCCACGGCGACGTCTCCTCGCGCATCTGCGGCGACATCTGGCCCCAGGTGACACCGGACGAGTCGCCCATGGACTACATCACCAACGGTGTCCACGTCGCCAGCTTTCTGGCCCAGGAGTGGCAGGACCTGTTCGACACCAAGCTGGGCTACGAATGGCGTCGGCGTTACTGCGACCCCGAATTCTTCGTCAAGGTCGAGACCATTCCCGACCATGAATTCTGGGCGGTACACCAGGGCCTCAAGGCGCAGATGCTGCATGCCCTGCGCTCCAGAGTCACCCAGCAGCACCTGCGCAACCACGGTTCCATGGCCCACCTGGACCGCATGCTCAAGCATGCCAACCCGCTCGACCCCAATGTCCTGGTCATCGGCTTCGCGCGCCGCTTCGCCACCTACAAACGGGCCACTTTGCTGTTCGAGAACATGGACTGGCTGCGTGCTATTACCGGCGATGCCAACCGTCCCGTCCTCTTCGTCTTCGCCGGCAAGGCCCACCCGGCCGACCGGCCCGGCCAGGAACTGATCCGGCGCATCCATGAGATCTCGCGCCTGCCCGAGTTCGAGGGCAAGCTGCTGATGGTGGAAGGCTACGACCTCGGCTTCTCCCGCCGCCTGGTGGCCGGCGTCGACGTTTGGCTGAACAACCCGATTTATCCGCTGGAGGCCTCGGGCACCTCGGGCATGAAGGCGGGCATGAACGGCGTGCTCAACCTCTCGGTCACCGACGGCTGGTGGGACGAGGGCTACGACGGCAGCAACGGCTGGGCGATCAAGCCGGCACCCGAGTACTACGACGATGTCCGGCGCAACAAGGAAGACAGCCGCGACCTGTATGAACTGCTTCAGGATCAGGTGATCCCCATGTATTACCGGCGCAACGAGCTGGGTTTCTCGCCCGAGTGGGTGCGCATGGCCAAGCGCTCGATCGCCACCCTGTTGCCGCAGTTCAACTCCACCCGCATGGTCATGGAGTACGTGAACAAGTTCTACATCCCGGCCAGCCGCCAGGCGCGCCGTTTCGCCGAGAACGACTATGCCGCCGCCCGCATCCTGGCGGACTGGAAGGCGCGGGTGCGCCAGGCCTGGGGCGGGGTCGGCATCCGCCGCATCGATGCGCCGGTCAAGCGCATCCCCTTCGGCGAGGCCATGCATATCCAGGTGGCGATGAACCTGAACGGCCTCAAGCCGGAGGACGTGCGGGTGGAACTGCTGGTCGGTCGCGCCTCGCGCAATGGCAAGGAGAACGATCGTAAGGTGTTCCAGCTGCGGGCCACCGAGTGTCATGGCCACGAGTGTCAGTTCGGTCTGGATTTGACGCCGGAGCTGTGCGGCAAACTGGTCTATCGCATCCGCGCCTATCCCTACCACGAGTTGCTGACCCATCCGTTCGAGACGGGCTTGATGGTCTGGGTGTGA
- the orn gene encoding oligoribonuclease — translation MAQNATHLVWVDMEMSGLDPDKERILEIALIVTDAQLEVVEEAPVLVVHQPDAVLDAMDAWNKGTHGKSGLIDKVKASTLTEAEAEARMLAFMQKHVPNRTSPMCGNSICQDRRFLARYMPQLEAYFHYRNLDVSTLKELARRWRPGLMEGFTKANNHTALADIRESIAELRYYREHFIRES, via the coding sequence ATGGCACAAAACGCAACGCATCTGGTCTGGGTCGACATGGAAATGAGCGGCCTGGACCCGGACAAGGAACGCATCCTGGAGATCGCCCTGATTGTCACCGATGCCCAGCTCGAGGTGGTGGAAGAGGCGCCGGTCCTGGTGGTGCACCAGCCCGATGCGGTGCTCGACGCGATGGACGCCTGGAACAAGGGCACCCACGGCAAGTCCGGCCTGATCGACAAGGTCAAGGCCTCCACCCTCACCGAGGCCGAGGCCGAGGCCCGGATGCTGGCCTTCATGCAAAAACACGTGCCGAACCGAACCAGCCCCATGTGCGGCAACTCGATCTGCCAGGACCGCCGCTTTCTGGCGCGTTACATGCCCCAGTTGGAGGCCTATTTCCACTATCGCAACCTGGATGTCTCGACCCTGAAGGAGCTGGCCCGGCGCTGGCGGCCCGGCCTGATGGAAGGCTTCACCAAGGCGAACAATCACACCGCCCTGGCCGACATCCGGGAGTCGATCGCGGAGCTGCGCTATTACCGGGAGCATTTCATCCGCGAGTCATAA